The proteins below come from a single Balaenoptera musculus isolate JJ_BM4_2016_0621 chromosome 1, mBalMus1.pri.v3, whole genome shotgun sequence genomic window:
- the LOC118894980 gene encoding LOW QUALITY PROTEIN: dehydrodolichyl diphosphate synthase complex subunit NUS1-like (The sequence of the model RefSeq protein was modified relative to this genomic sequence to represent the inferred CDS: substituted 1 base at 1 genomic stop codon) produces MTGLQALLGLHRTLTSRLRLRFGTWNWAWRSYCCAASAAVLAPLGFALRQPPAVGGNSLDHRHPRSGPAPVAAHPRLQWHEDARSLKKLPVHVDLVITEEQEPSFSDIASLVVXCMAMGTSYISVYDHKGIFKRNNSGLMDEILKQQQELLDIDGSKYSPEFANRNDEDCHSAVKVLSPEDEKADIVRAAQDFCQLVAQQQKKSTDLDVDISDRLLSSNGARGPDLVLKFGPEDSTLGFLPWHISLTEIVSLPSHLNFSYEDFFSALRQYAACEQHLGK; encoded by the coding sequence ATGACGGGGCTACAGGCTCTGCTCGGCCTGCACCGCACGCTCACCTCCCGGCTCCGCTTGCGGTTCGGCACCTGGAACTGGGCCTGGCGGAGCTACTGCTGCGCCGCCTCCGCCGCGGTCCTAGCGCCGCTCGGCTTCGCGCTCCGCCAGCCCCCGGCTGTCGGCGGGAACAGCCTTGACCACAGGCATCCGCGCAGTGGGCCCGCCCCGGTCGCCGCCCACCCGCGGCTGCAATGGCACGAGGACGCCCGTTCCTTGAAGAAGCTGCCTGTGCACGTAGACTTGGTGATCACCGAGGAGCAGGAGCCCAGCTTCTCCGACATCGCAAGCCTCGTGGTGTGATGTATGGCAATGGGCACTTCTTACATTAGCGTCTACGACCACAAaggaattttcaaaagaaataactCCGGATTGatggatgaaattttaaaacaacagcagGAACTTCTGGACATAGATGGTTCCAAATACTCACCAGAATTTGCAAATCGTAATGACGAAGATTGCCATTCGGCAGTGAAGGTGCTGTCCCcagaagatgaaaaagcagaTATTGTGAGAGCTGCTCAAGACTTTTGCCAGTTAGTAGCCCAGCAGCAAAAGAAATCCACAGATTTGGATGTAGATATATCGGACCGTTTACTTAGTTCGAATGGTGCCCGTGGTCCTGATTTAGTACTGAAGTTTGGTCCTGAGGACAGCACATTAGGCTTTCTGCCCTGGCACATCAGCCTGACAGAGATTGTCTCTTTGCCTTCCCACCTAAACTTCAGTTATGAGGACTTTTTCTCTGCCCTTCGTCAATATGCAGCCTGTGAACAGCATCTGGGAAAGTAG